CGTTATCGATCAGTAAAAGCGGTGGTTGTAGCATAGCCTGTAGCTGCAGCTTTTGATGTACACCACAACACACGGCCGCGCTCGCGATCTTTTATTTATCCCTGgcgttttggtttgcttatgGTTTTGTGATTTGCTATTTCGCTTCTCTAAGCCGCGCGCATTTAATAGTAACCGCTGTGCGCATATTGATCGGTTTTGGCGTAGCCCTGCGAATACGCTTGTGCGTCTAGTTGGGGAagaatgaaatattgatgatGTTTGGTCGAATCgaggttggttggttggttggttcaATTATCAAAGTGATTTTGGAGGAAAGGATATGAGGCATTAAAAGGGAGGAAAGAAGATCGAATCATTTGCCATTAGCTATTTGCATGTAATCTAATATAGAAAGAGTATCATTAGTTGTTTGTAAATGCGTTTAATTTGTAACAGATGTATCTGTTCCCAGTTTTGTACTGTGCTCTATCACATGGAGATTATCATTTCAAGACTAATAATTCAATGGTCGCGTGGTCTACGTTTCACTGCACTGCTATACATCACAACCGGCATGATATATGGATGAAGTGCGTGTCTAGTTGCCAAAAGTCCTTACTAAAAACGATTGATCTATCGTAAAATCATAATATCAAACTTATAAAACATCCCCCTCTCTATTATCCCGACGATCGCAGTTGAGTTTTCgttagttttatttcgtttcgtttgattgtctggtttccttttttccttgaCATGCTTGTGTGTTGCTGCTTTCAGGCTTTAGATGTGCATATATATTGCATTTCCGTTTTAAtcgtttggtggttttttacTTCCtgatggttttttcttttaacttACCATACTTTTCGCTAATCAGTTGCAATACTGATGATGGTAATAAGTGCATAATTTCTCTTTATCCTTTGCTTCGTTTATACAACAGCAGCCAAAAAATTTAACCATTTATATAACCATGATTAAGTTGAATCagatgttgttttcgttagttTTTCAACACGTGCATATTCTTCATTTACTTTATCCAATTTGTATAGCATCGTTTTCGACTGTgtctttaaagaaaaaaaaatatttcttcgaTGCTTCGGGTATAACGTTTCATAATATCATTATTTAGAttcgatttgttgtttttttgttgctagcaTTCGTATACAGCTGATTACTTTGCTTGTACTGATtccattaatttaatattcgaTATTTTACATCATATGTAAATTACACATCCACAAATGTTGCCTAAatgttcattcttttttttatttgctcaaCTACGACCGTATTatcaaacccacacacacacacatgactCGAAGGTTAAAGTAATCAActaaagaaaattatattcGAAATTCTGTGTCGTTGCTTCCGCAGCAAATTAATGTCTTTCCACATTGCCCGTTTTCAATGCTCCGGAGCTGTAGTAAACAAACTCGATCGAGGGATCATAAGCTATATCATTTGTAATAGCGTTTTACTTGCATTGTCTCTTGTGTTCTAGAACGAATGATTGAATGTAAGAGCCGGCTCTAAAGTATCAACTAAGTTTGTTTCGGTACTCATGTAATAGTATATGTACATATATTGTGAAACGATATCGTACCGTACTGCGTTATACAGTATTTCTTCAGTTTTTCGTTAACGCTTCAACAGTCAAATAAAGAGGCATCATAAATTTgttaacttcttttttttaaacagacCGGTCTGGTTTGGGGGCCCCACATTTTGAAAGATCGATCCGTTATGAAACAGTGGAAGTGGATCGTTGTTTAACGGTAACAATCCCATCAGATTTagagcatttatttttttgtaaaaaggaGGTTTGGAAACGAATGACACAACTCTACAGTGGGAAATGATTAGTTTGGGCGTACTTACCGTAACCACTGTAGGCAGTGGAACGATCGTCATACTGCTGGCTCGCATAGGTATCTGTCGACACTGCACTGTAATCCGTGGTAGTACCGTACGTTTGACTATAGTCCTGTGTATAGCCAGATTGATAGCGTGTATCATATGTGGCCGTGTTGCTGTACATAAAAATGAGGCGCAGAAAGATAATTTACGGTTGTTATTAactaaaagaataataaaatagcTCATAAAATTGACCACAATGGTGCAAAGCAACTAGTAAGTTTGCGTTCCATAAACACTCTACATCTTGCACTGAAAATGGTAAAAGTGAGCAAGTTAATTATCTGGCATGAAAGATCTCATGTGTACCTGTAATCATAATGGGTTGTGTCGTATTCCGTGCCAGTACTGGGATACCCGGTGCTAGCCATCGTCGTGTTACCGTACGACCCTTGGCTGTAGCCGTTGCTGGCATAGCCGGCTTGTGGGGCTGCCGCATTTCCATAGCCACCGGTATTGGCCGttgctgtgtgcgtgtactGGTGCTCCATCTGTGGAGCATGCGCATTCGGGTCGCTGTAACCACCGTGATTGGCCATCGGCTGCGGAGGAGCGCTGTACGAAGGAACGGGAGCTGCCGAACCGTGGTGCGGTGGCATGGCTTTCGGGGGTAGCGCACGGGTCGGCGGACCTGCATCATAACGACCACGTTTCGGTCCCGGTGGACCACCCACGCCAGGGATACCACCGCGTTTGTTAATGGGTGGTACGGCCGATGGATTCGATGGCTGTCGTGAATCGAATTGACGCGGCGGTGGAGGTCCTTGGCCGTAGCCACCACCACCTGGACCACCGTTATTCTGTCCATAGCCACCCATCGGGTTGTACGAGGATGGTGGTGCATTGCCATATCCTCCGCCACCTCCACCTCCTCCCattcctccaccaccaccaccgtacccACCGCCAGACATACCACCTCCGCCGTatccgccgccaccaccaccataccctccgccgccaccaccacctccacggCCCCGACCACCACCCATTCCACCGCGGAACGGTCTTGGTCCGCCATAATCGCCGCCACCGTAAccgccacctccaccaccgcgACCACGACCCATACCACGCGACATGAAACCACCCCGTCCGCGTGACATTCCACGCGGTGACGAATGATACGGTGCCGACGAATGGGTGGACTGTATCGAGGATTCTTGCGACGCGACGGCCAAACTGCTCGAATCGGCCGTTTTGATCGATTGCTTGGGTGACATGTGTTCAGCCTCGGAACCACCGGTTGTTCCTCCCTGGACCGATCCCGAACCAGAGTTTGCTGAACCACCCGTGCCTCCACTTTGTCCTCCACCCGATCCACTACCAGAGGTTGTGGAGACAGCTTTTGCGGCGCCGTTTGTTTCTGGCACCTTGCCAGCATCGCCGTTCTCTGCTTGAGCAATAGCGGCCGGAGGTCCCGATCCGTTTGATACGGAAGACGACGGACCACCGTAATTGGAGCGACCGCCCATTGGCCGTCCACCACCGCCCCCATATGGACCACCACGAGACATTGGTGGACCACCGCCCCGAGGAGGACCACCCATTCCTCTAGGTGGTCCTCCGCCCCGCATCATACCACCACGGCCACGCATCATCGGAGGGCCACCGCCTCCCATACCCATGCGTGGGCCCATTGGCGGACCACCGCCACGGCCGCGCCCTCTGAAGGGAAATGGTGAACTAAAAGTAAGAGGAAAATGGGTTGTAACTATTTGTAATGCAATGTAGCTAATTTTGTTACAATACTAACCCGCCCCGGTCACTGTATCCACCGCGTGGTGGTCCTCCACGACCACGGTAACCACCCCTAGGAGGACCGGACATATCCatcattatttatgtaaaattttCACTTGGCAACAGATCCTTCACTTTTGGTAAGAGATACTACATAAgaattgagaagaaaaaaggttgaaaaatcaataatgcaCCCAGGCACGTCTCTTCGAAtgcatttgatttgaaaatagttttatCAGTAATCCGTATAATGCTTATTATTGCGAAGATACGAAGCTCATTGTTCATTTCATGAAAATGCACCTAATTGCATTTATTGTCTACAATTTGCGGCagaacaaaatcaaacttGCACACCTACCAAGGCAACACTTCCGCTGTTTGGTACACCGAATCGTGCCCTGATAAAACGATGGTTAACGTCGTTATTTACCCTATTTCGTTGCACAAAATGGATCCAATGCACGAAGCGAGCAGCGGTTGGTAAATATCACTAAAAAGCACGTCAAGACGAACCACAAACAGCAATCATGCAACTTTTTCACGGAACCGGGTAGCTTGGTTTTCACTAGTTCAAAATGGCGTCTTCCTTTCTGTGTGCCCAACTAACAGATTCGAATGGCTGTTTTGACAGCTCGTACCAGCAAACAATGTGGAACgacggattgttttttttggtttggtacaATATCTTTTCAAACGAGCAGTTAAATTTTGAAGGAATGATAGCAAACTGTGCTGCGGGGAACTTGTTACttttttgtatgaattttAATAGTTTACAGTCCAAGTTTAGGCGCGCCGGCCATACGTTTCTTTGCATTCAAAATACACTCAAAATTGTGGAAGTATAGTTTATTCGTTTGAGCTGTAATAGCAAGGAGAAgaacaattttgaaaaataaaaatccgaTTTGAAATAAACATTCTTTTCGAAACTGTGGAATGCTAATTCCATTCATGAATCTCAACATAAATACTGTATCATCTACAAATCGATGCCGGTTGGTACTCACAGCGGAAAATCTATTCACGAACACTTTCTTCTTTAGCAAACATTACTGTGTCGTTTTGGTACTACTTACTACTAGCGTTCTTGCTCTATTTCAACGTTATGtctgtgatttattttcattgattacaattttacttttcatgtttctgtttctgtttacAATGCTAAAACAATATGTACCTGCGTTCCAATATTCAGCTATAACAACATGTTCAACATTCACATTACGCTACTTTATAAACCTTTAATTTTGCGTTGTTAAAAGGATTCTTATCTAAATATCTGCTTTTGTTATCTTCGTCAAGAAAGAATGCAGGAGGGGAAGAAGTTTGCAAATGCATGAATGCTGAGGAAAAATTGCGATTGAGCTCATGCTTTGTTACTATCGGTTACATTCCACACGCAAAGGAAGGTACGTTTCATAATTCTTTTTCTGGCCAAATTTggcgaaaataaaattaacaaaatcacataataaaaaacataacGCATGCCTGTAATAAGTACGACACCTTTTGACACCGAATATTGTAAAATATGATTCTAATTGAGAAGCGAACTGCATGGTTCGTATTAAATCTCTACATTTGGAATACTGACTGTGCGTGGATGTAACTAACATAAATACTGGTATTTGTACCAGACGTGGAATCTTGCGGAAGGTTAGACGTTTAGAACGGTATGCTTTTTATAAACGATTGGTTGCTGGATTCCAATCACGCCCAAGCTTCCATCGCGCAGGGGTGCCAACAGATGCGTATTACCACCTGTTCCGACAACTGTTTGCGTCGGGACGTGCAAAGGAATGTCGAAGATTGGTTTTAGTCTTTAATTTAaggatgaagaaaaataattaaattagaatAATATCGATAAATAATACACCAGCAGTGATAGTTAGTTTCTTACCCATACAGGCGGCTCATCGTAACGTCGCCAGCATCGTCCGAAACCACCAGGTAGTCGGATGCTGCGGTCAACCCAGTTACTCGACCGGACACGTACTTTGAACCGAGGTTAACTCCATTAATGCTGAACACGTGCACCGAATGTGAGGTGTCATCTAGTGCCGAGAAGGCAATATGACctgaagcaacaacaacaagaaagaCCCCAAACCAAAATCAGCCACAAGCGATCCATTAATCTTTCGCTTTCTACGAACCTTGGTACGATAGCGTAATGAAGGATATTTCAATCCTCAAACCCGTACATCCGATGGGATTTATTGTCCTAATGAATTGTCCATTCTTGATGGTATGCACATTCACAGTTCCATCCTGAAAAAATAACGAGTGACATTAGTTTACTTCCACTTTACATGCTCAACAATCATACCAACGAGCCGGAAACGACAATGTCCAATTCGGTCATGATGGCTACACAAGATATGGCATCGTCATGTCCGTACAGCGTGTGTACCGGTTTCGGAGTGAGGTTATTGGTAAGATGTACAACATTCGCGCTGCCCACCACGTTTCCGGCTAGGTTCTGATTCAGCGCGGCTGTGTTAGGTTGCAGATTAGATCCTGTAGGTTGACTGGCGCCACTGTTCGTACCGAGGGACCAAATAACGCAAGTACAGTCCTTTGATCCAGTCACCAGATACGAACCACAGTTATCCATAGCGATACAAGTCACCACATCTGTCGAGCAAACggtagttttatttgttactaGTGTGTTATGGACGAGAATAGTGGAAGCAACCGAAATTTaccaaaatgatttattgctgATGCAACTACTTTCCCACGCGCCATGTTGAAAACACGCACTGAGTTGTCCCAGATCCCTCCGGCGTAGATATACTTTGCATCCACACTGACTGCAAACAGTTTTGAGTTGAGGGTCACCGATGGATGAAATGGACCGATCAACTTTTTACGATTCCtatacaattaaaaaaaaaatgaaaagaaaccccTTCTTTATATTCCACAGTAAAACAACCTTCACAAATGTACTCACTTCAGGTTCAGTGTGGTGGCATCTATTTCAAGCAAAAATCCTCGCTCTTTGTCAAAGGACATCCAACTGTGACAACCCAGAATACCCGATTTAGTGACTGTAATTAGCATATCCGGGCTAGTTTGCAGGAACGATCTTGGGGGACTTTTCGGTGTGCTCAGATAAACGACCGGATCCTTGTCGGTGGATAAATCGCACGCGGTGCATTGCACGCGATCAAGTATTAGAGTAAGATCCGGTCGCTTTAGCTCTAGCTT
This region of Anopheles marshallii chromosome 2, idAnoMarsDA_429_01, whole genome shotgun sequence genomic DNA includes:
- the LOC128708436 gene encoding uncharacterized protein LOC128708436; the protein is MMDMSGPPRGGYRGRGGPPRGGYSDRGGSPFPFRGRGRGGGPPMGPRMGMGGGGPPMMRGRGGMMRGGGPPRGMGGPPRGGGPPMSRGGPYGGGGGRPMGGRSNYGGPSSSVSNGSGPPAAIAQAENGDAGKVPETNGAAKAVSTTSGSGSGGGQSGGTGGSANSGSGSVQGGTTGGSEAEHMSPKQSIKTADSSSLAVASQESSIQSTHSSAPYHSSPRGMSRGRGGFMSRGMGRGRGGGGGGYGGGDYGGPRPFRGGMGGGRGRGGGGGGGGYGGGGGGYGGGGMSGGGYGGGGGGMGGGGGGGGYGNAPPSSYNPMGGYGQNNGGPGGGGYGQGPPPPRQFDSRQPSNPSAVPPINKRGGIPGVGGPPGPKRGRYDAGPPTRALPPKAMPPHHGSAAPVPSYSAPPQPMANHGGYSDPNAHAPQMEHQYTHTATANTGGYGNAAAPQAGYASNGYSQGSYGNTTMASTGYPSTGTEYDTTHYDYSNTATYDTRYQSGYTQDYSQTYGTTTDYSAVSTDTYASQQYDDRSTAYSGYDAQAYSQGYAKTDQYAHSGYY